A region of the Styela clava chromosome 1, kaStyClav1.hap1.2, whole genome shotgun sequence genome:
ATTCCATAATTCGTAAATTTCAAGACAAAATACCAATGGTCAAAATATAGATCAAAACATGAACAAAGTGCAAATCAAACATAAactttgaatcaaatttaaGTCCTTTTACCTTCTATATCACTGTCAGTTATAAAGTCATCATGATTATTCCAAGCACTTCCAACTGATTCCTCATTTTGTGAAGGCAGGGTTGCCAGGTTTTCCTCTGGTAATCCAGTATCATAGGGTGATGCTACTGATGATGCGTCAGAGTCTGAATCCTaaagaaaaagtcaaaaaaagTTACGATTTTACTAATGGatttgaaattattataaagcgtttttttcaatttttgactcTGAACAACACTCTGTTCATGCTCTCACTGAGCTATTTTTGAATGGGCTAAGCAgtggtttttaaacttttaagccgcgccccctttttagaatatGTCTCACGCCACCTATAAAATAACTAGCTAAATTAATATGAATGTActataaataataacaaaaagcTCGTTGACATTGTGTGTAGGGTACTAGAATCTGTGAAAACAGCATTGAGTTCTCTTGATGAACATGCCCCATGCTAAGGAGGCACTgaggcaggcaagatcaaatctttATAAAAGCTAGAGGGATTATTTTCAGTGGAAAAACAGTGTGTGTCTTCAGCTAAGATGGTAagacatttcaaaatattcgtCAGGACTCACTCAATAAATAAGACACTTATATACTGTGCTTGTGCGTGAATGTTTTaagatatatatacatacatgcgaatatttgaaaaaatttcgttaaactttttttttaaatgaacgAAATTATTGTAAAATGTACCTTATGATCCACAAACTCCCATGATCCATCCGAATCATTCGGATCCATTATTCGTTTTCACTCTTAAACcataaaaaattctgaaatatagaaaatatcaaCCATTTATAATTTGAGTATCTAACAAGCATTTCTCTATActgtgttttcccgaaaataagacctagcctttagccctccccttaaaataagacctagtcagtttctttttaaataaaaatgtgttatttataagtaactaaatatcggttttcatattttgtatattttaaaatcttgtaattctctactttgcaattttgtttttgataaatggaaataaaagacATTCCCCAAAAATTAGAccaagtgttatttttcgaaaaaaaattgaaataagattcTGTCTtgttttcgggaaaacacggtaaaGCTCTTAAATGGACATTATTAAATGGGTAGGGGTTGCTCACACAATCACTGGTCACATACAATTTCCTCCCCTACTGCCCTAAGAAAAATATTGGAACTATAAACCTGTAATCTGATAatagaaataaatcattataCTACTGTACTCTGGTACTGTTTGCAGATTGTACTTTGCTGTATAAATTTTTAtccagaaaataaaatttatgtttcaGATGAACCCATATTTTATTTAGCTGTTTCCTACAGCTATTTACTCATTTAGCAATACACAATCTAGAATTCCAGACCCAgagttaaatatttaaaatcaacttcatttatatatatgatatgtgGGGTAAATTCTGATGATTACCATAATTGGACGGAAGAGGTCGTCAGAagtctattacatttaatttatctacctaaattttgttatattttgtgtaagttgTCCACAGATCCCTTAAAAAGCattgcccgattctgaatcgtgttttttgtattgttgtagtaatattttttattttttttggtgggcgggcgcgtacttttacgttttttaactttattttaagttatgctcgccttccaggtatctctgcattttgtttgtttgtccagtttttgtgttgttttgtttttatgtcagagtaccgaaataaatgattgattgattgattctaaaataatgtCATGCTTAGAAAAGGAAGTTTCTGTCATTCAGACTGtaaaatacatgaaaaaaagtaaaactgtAAAAGCATAAATTAACACCTTCTGACTTTATAGCTTCCCTAAAATTATCACTAGCTGTTTCAACTGTACAGCAGACTGTGACAAAAAAGCCTGAAGCAAATACAGCAAGCACCTTCTTATTGTtcctaaaaatattaaaacagtaaaatggaaatttactggagtactgaatgtcatttttttagcatttcaacTGTTGGGTTCTATAGCTATATAAACCAATTTCCTACGGCTTTCTGATGTCATGTCGAACATCTCTACGCTACCGTACCTGACTGTAGTGCAAAGCTGCAGTGCTTTCAGAATCGAAATTGGTGTGGTGAATCTCAAAAAAAATCTCAACAAGTCCTgaataaaatcagaaaatagCAGAATGATACCAAAACGTCCTATTTCTTTGTTCCCCTAATGAAATAATGTGGTGAATGATATAGGCGTTGCTGCAATATGGCGCAATCTCATCTTTCCCCAGTTCAAAACCAGTAAATATTCTAAGCTAAAATAAAACGATGCATAACCAACCAGCGTTCTCGTCGTGTCTTTGATCTCCCGAATATCTTTATGCTCAGTAGACGATCTTGCAAAAAGTAAACAGAGGAGTGCACTAAGTGTTCACCCTCGGTATTTGattcttttaaaaataaagcCTAAAAGTTGACTTACTTGCCTAAGATATACCTAACTGTTAATATAAGTtatagtaatatatttatattagtaTACCACAAGAAAAACTTATTCATTATTAGATATAGGAAATGATTTGAAAGCGATATATACGATAAGGGAACATTCAGATCAGCTGCCCAAATGTTTGTTGTGGTCTGACGTCAGATCACGTGGGATACCATTCTGGTTGTTTCAATATGACATCACATTGCACGAAATCTTGTTGATCGGCTGTGCCTGATTAAACCCGGAAACGCCTCCAAAATGACTCATTCGTCGTTTACTGGGTGGGCGAGTAAACCGCAATGAGTGTTTTTATAACGCCCTTCACAGATTTCAAAGAAGTTTACTACCTAACACACGTTCTGAATAGTTACCAATAATTGTAATGTGGCATAATGATATTTGTTCTTGCTTTCGTTGCAATCTACATGGATATTATAAGATAATTTGtttcgaattttacaaaaacaaaaacacaaaacgAAAGTTCCGGATTGTCAAATTCCGTTGCCAAAATTTCAAATGAGGTTTTGTTTAAAACATGAGACACAGAAGTACTACATATGCAATTTCACCTTGTGACATACAacgtaacaaaaaaaaattgtttaaatttttaaaagttaTCCTGATGAACTTCAATGAAACATTGCTATTATCACTGGTAGTTTACGTACAAATTGCATTACGATATGTATTGCAGCTGTCAACAAAATCTGGTAACTAGTTTCATTTGCGACGAAATGATTGATGTTTGAAGTTTTTTACTTATGACTAATATATTGATACTTCATCAAATTGTTagttcaatttatttaatttttgaaaataaagctAAAATTGATCAAAAATGTGCTACCATCTGTCAAAATCAGTCGAAAACCCGCACACCATGTGGCGCTAAAGTGCGGTAAATGGTTTCCATAGTAATGATAGTCATCTTTCCCCACCTCTTTGCTGTCGCTCTTGTTTTCAGCGCTTTATTTTATCTCAAATTATGGAAGGACAAACGGAAAATAATCCCACAAATGCAGAACCAGGGGTTTTGAATCCTCCTGGATTTCCAACTAGTGCACAAGAAGCTTTAGGTGAGTTTTTTTATTGGCTTTCTAACTAATTCCATTCAAGGACaggatttacaaatttatcttGGGGATAAGAAAGCCGTTacgacggcttaatcatatgaagaaccacagcctctcgtccgattaccagttcatgtcgggtatgggattagtgaGTCAATTATTTGAGCCAGtaatttcagatgcatggactccATCACACTTTTGTGTTCAAGTTAGAAACAAGTCGTTGTTTAGTGTATAAATCATTGGTTATGGTCAGCATAATGTTTTTTCAAGTTTCCGGAAAGATTTGCAAAAGTtgttacaattaaaatttggagtATTCGAAGTCAGAATCCGTTTTAGTTTAATTCTGAGAGCTCAGTTTTTCTCatctattcaaattttttttgtctgaaATACGAATCTCACCTATATCGTTTTATATAGTGCTCATAGCTCTTGGCTTCCTATTGAGGAGTCACTTTGCCCTGggaccagtgttccctctaaggtgtgcgcgcgcacacagctttcagaggccgCGCActcgcatagatttactgcgcacagacgtatttcgatgtaatgtaacaatgtgctcggttggcaggttaaGAAAGTTTAtcgttggcccacttattacccggttagaacgccaacatttcttcattggtttttgcacaaatattagtcatttccaaaaaagtacGCACACATAGgctactacaaaaaattagagggaacattgcccGGGACCACTCTTTTTGTTAATGAGTGAGTGCACATGACATTgttttgagcaaagttatggcTTAGCATTTGCTAAAATTATATACTCATGGTTTATTACAAATATTATGCCAAAATActgataattatttttatttatcaaaataaaatattgatgatGCATTTTAATTGCTACAGAATCTGTCAAATCAGTACCATGCAGCAATACTGGCAACCCCGTTTTCTCCTGCATGTCTCGAGTGGAAGTAGAAAGAGATGAAATGGCTTGGGATGGAAGTTATCAACCACAACATCCTTTGTACAAAACCTCTTCAAGTATTTACGGAATTCTCCCCGCAACACATGAATCAGCACCAACAACTTTTCACGGAAAATCACAAAGATTTTCTCAACATTTAGGAGTCTGTGGAATGTACAGGAACCATTCTTTAAACACATGGACTAATAAAAGTAAAGTGTATGACTCCCCCAGGATGTGaacgtttttattattttttaaatttgtatattatta
Encoded here:
- the LOC120348368 gene encoding piercer of microtubule wall 2 protein-like, coding for MEGQTENNPTNAEPGVLNPPGFPTSAQEALESVKSVPCSNTGNPVFSCMSRVEVERDEMAWDGSYQPQHPLYKTSSSIYGILPATHESAPTTFHGKSQRFSQHLGVCGMYRNHSLNTWTNKSKVYDSPRM